One region of Gopherus evgoodei ecotype Sinaloan lineage chromosome 23, rGopEvg1_v1.p, whole genome shotgun sequence genomic DNA includes:
- the MARCHF10 gene encoding probable E3 ubiquitin-protein ligase MARCH10 isoform X3 has protein sequence MDIRHTSYQTAAQKQSLLRRKRMNQGGLLGSPDTQNMRKLEDKDRRALLLQAKAQVTSATDLGVTNETTLTNKKRSQERRNVIQSPKLNLDRKGLDKDSKIGNVLPQTQQSPTLSSASTLQGAHGSFVSNESHGPSFIPTKMAPLRFRDENFYSMLCLNMEESCEENDTKDDDILEKEFLSFNLNRSPTPLEQISKFSGTSLAQDEQCNSEETGDDRSISSRSVESSHQPLRQHNVMDTTVEQSSLRQRNFRDYGKSYTLDGNSSEGADCNKNENETPLFSSRSSRAESRPGSAPIAGTLNNISSIDRPSVNIYNRELQAYESSQRRYTDLLTSARSTVHRPLLYSAYNTPRSLIQSAHRAEVSTTVSSQVLDLDGNSRFNVRRPLSPIRSRDSFSATESYESSSPIVSTPEDNSLLDDSIDNGLKSTSANASLHDEENLLNSHSSFLSIDSSSPSLFQTNFTAHLHMAGTLHDQLPLALLAVSDLQNQRSSVSSIAACDTTSAKEINKHADPEKLKKLQESLLAEDSEEEGDQCRICQIAGGSLTNPLVEPCGCVGTLQFVHQECLKTWLKAKIKSGAELGAVKTCELCKQSLIADLDDFDVNDYYRNHQQSRAQSELMNSGLYLVLLLHLYEQRFAELMRLNYNQASRDRIQSRGTMDRRVLTRLSNEFGIWQRSFYIEYPSPCDFYPFFFFWSCFTPN, from the exons CTGCCCAGAAGCAGTCATTATTAAGGAGAAAGAGAATGAACCAGGGAGGATTGTTGGGAAGCCCAGACACACAGAATATGAGAAAATTGGAAGACAAAGACAGACGGGCCTTGTTGCTACAGGCAAAGGCACAAGTTACCAGCGCAACTG ATCTTGGAGTGACAAATGAAACTACGCTCACGAACAAGAAGAGATCTCAAGAGAGAAGGAATGTAATCCAGTCTCCTAAGCTAAATCTCGATCGTAAAGGTCTAGACAAAGATAGCAAAATAGGAAATGTCCTTCCACAGACTCAGCAGTCTCCAACTCTGTCATCTGCATCTACCTTGCAAGGAGCTCATGGTTCCTTTGTCTCAAATGAGTCACATGGTCCATCTTTTATACCCACTAAAATGGCCCCTTTGAGGTTTAGAGATGAAAACTTTTATTCTATGCTTTGCTTAAACATGGAAGAGTCCTGTGAAGAAAATGATACTAAAGACGATGATATACTAGAGAAGGAATTCCTTTCTTTCAATCTAAATCGTTCTCCTACTCCTCTAGAACAAATTAGCAAATTTAGTGGAACATCTTTGGCACAAGATGAACAATGTAACTCTGAAGAAACTGGAGATGATAGAAGCATTTCATCAAGGAGTGTGGAATCTTCTCATCAACCATTAAGACAACACAATGTAATGGACACAACTGTTGAACAGTCTTCATTAAGGCAAAGAAACTTTAGGGACTATGGAAAGTCTTACACTCTAGATGGGAATTCTTCTGAAGGTGCTGAttgcaataaaaatgaaaatgaaactccATTATTTAGTTCAAGAAGCTCACGAGCTGAAAGCAGACCAGGCAGCGCACCTATTGCTGGGACTCTTAATAACATTAGCTCTATAGATAGGCCTAGCGTTAATATTTATAACAGAGAATTGCAAGCCTATGAAAGCAGTCAGAGGCGTTATACTGATCTCCTTACTTCTGCACGGTCAACAGTTCATAGACCATTATTGTATTCTGCATATAATACTCCAAGATCATTAATACAATCTGCACATAGAGCTGAGGTCTCAACAACTGTATCATCTCAAGTATTggatttggatggaaattcaaggTTTAATGTTCGTAGACCCTTGTCTCCTATAAGAAGTAGAGATTCTTTTTCTGCTACAGAAAGTTATGAATCTTCATCACCTATAGTCAGTACACCTGAAGATAATAGCCTACTGGATGATAGTATAGATAATGGTTTAAAGAGTACATCTGCAAATGCTTCCTTACATGATGAAGAGAACTTACTAAATTCACATAGTTCTTTTTTATCTATAGATTCTTCCAGCCCATCTTTGTTTCAAACAAATTTCACAGCCCACCTTCACATGGCTGGCACATTACATGATCAATTACCACTTGCTTTGCTGGCAGTGTCTGATTTACAAAATCAAAGGAGTTCTGTGAGCAGCATTGCAGCCTGTGACACCACAAGtgcaaaggaaataaacaaaCATGCAGACCCAGAGAAGCTTAAGAAACTGCAGGAGAG TCTACTAGCAGAAGACTCAGAAGAGGAAGGAGACCAGTGTCGGATATGTCAGATTGCTGGGGGCTCTTTAACCAATCCACTGGTAGAACCATGTGGGTGCGTAGGAACCTTACAGTTTGTTCATCAGGAATGTCTAAAAACATGGCTGAAAGCTAAGATAAAATCAG GTGCTGAGCTGGGGGCAGTGAAAACCTGTGAACTGTGTAAGCAGAGCCTGATAGCTGATCTGGATGATTTTGATGTGAATGACTATTATAGAAATCACCAACAGTCTCGG GCACAAAGTGAGCTAATGAATTCAGGTCTCTACCTTGTGCTGCTCCTTCACCTTTATGAACAGAGGTTTGCAGAGCTTATGCGACTAAACTACAATCAAGCCAGCAGAGACAGG